A window from Musa acuminata AAA Group cultivar baxijiao chromosome BXJ3-10, Cavendish_Baxijiao_AAA, whole genome shotgun sequence encodes these proteins:
- the LOC135650682 gene encoding protein CURVATURE THYLAKOID 1A, chloroplastic-like isoform X1 yields the protein MAATAFAAASPPAAVLSGSRLLAPAPGSASHRAPVLLLPPPPRRSFSSPPISLSSSQPRADHCRFSSLRARATSSSEESSGSGDELLADLKEKWDSIENKSTVLLYGGGAIVAVWLSSVVVGAINSVPLLPKIMELVGLGYTGWFVYRYLLFKDSRKELVNDIEALKKKIAGTGE from the exons ATGGCGGCGACGGCGTTTGCAGCAGCGTCCCCTCCGGCAGCGGTGCTCTCTGGATCTCGCCTCCTCGCGCCCGCGCCCGGTTCAGCCTCTCACCGGGCCCcagtcctcctcctcccgccgCCGCCTCGCCGCTCCTTCTCGTCTCCTCCCATTTCTCTTTCCTCCTCCCAACCCCGTG CAGATCATTGCAGGTTCTCTTCGCTACGGGCGAGAGCGACTTCTTCATCGGAGGAGTCATCTGGGTCTGGTGATGAGCTGCTGGCTGATTTGAAGGAGAAA TGGGATTCGATCGAGAACAAATCTACTGTCTTATTGTATGGGGGTGGTGCAATTGTTGCGGTGTGGCTATCTTCCGTTGTTGTTGGTGCCATCAACTCGGTTCCTCTG CTTCCAAAGATCATGGAATTAGTGGGTCTCGGATACACTGGATGGTTTGTATACCGCTACCTACTTTTCAAG GATAGCAGAAAAGAACTAGTCAATGACATTGAAGCTTTAAAGAAGAAGATTGCTGGAACAGGGGAATAA
- the LOC135650682 gene encoding protein CURVATURE THYLAKOID 1A, chloroplastic-like isoform X2, protein MAATAFAAASPPAAVLSGSRLLAPAPGSASHRAPVLLLPPPPRRSFSSPPISLSSSQPRDHCRFSSLRARATSSSEESSGSGDELLADLKEKWDSIENKSTVLLYGGGAIVAVWLSSVVVGAINSVPLLPKIMELVGLGYTGWFVYRYLLFKDSRKELVNDIEALKKKIAGTGE, encoded by the exons ATGGCGGCGACGGCGTTTGCAGCAGCGTCCCCTCCGGCAGCGGTGCTCTCTGGATCTCGCCTCCTCGCGCCCGCGCCCGGTTCAGCCTCTCACCGGGCCCcagtcctcctcctcccgccgCCGCCTCGCCGCTCCTTCTCGTCTCCTCCCATTTCTCTTTCCTCCTCCCAACCCCGTG ATCATTGCAGGTTCTCTTCGCTACGGGCGAGAGCGACTTCTTCATCGGAGGAGTCATCTGGGTCTGGTGATGAGCTGCTGGCTGATTTGAAGGAGAAA TGGGATTCGATCGAGAACAAATCTACTGTCTTATTGTATGGGGGTGGTGCAATTGTTGCGGTGTGGCTATCTTCCGTTGTTGTTGGTGCCATCAACTCGGTTCCTCTG CTTCCAAAGATCATGGAATTAGTGGGTCTCGGATACACTGGATGGTTTGTATACCGCTACCTACTTTTCAAG GATAGCAGAAAAGAACTAGTCAATGACATTGAAGCTTTAAAGAAGAAGATTGCTGGAACAGGGGAATAA
- the LOC135650683 gene encoding uncharacterized protein LOC135650683, producing MNAIATAATPSPMPPSAKTLRVVVKGRVQGVFFRDWTVQTARELGLNGWVRNRRDGSVEALFSGDPTAVDEMVERRCRVGPPAAVVTALSAFPSEDDPGQGFQRKPTV from the exons ATGAACGCCATCGCTACCGCCGCAACGCCGTCGCCGATGCCTCCGTCCGCCAAAACC CTGCGGGTGGTCGTCAAGGGGCGAGTGCAGGGTGTTTTCTTCCGCGATTGGACGGTCCAGACCGCCCGGGAACTCGGTCTCAACGGTTGGGTCCGCAACCGGAGGGATGGCTCCGTCGAGGCGCTCTTCTCCGGCGACCCCACCGCTGTCGACGAGATGGTCGAGAGGCGCTGCAGGGTCGGGCCCCCCGCCGCCGTGGTCACTGCCCTCAGCGCCTTCCCCTCCGaagatgaccctggccaaggcttCCAACGCAAACCCACGGTCTGA